A part of bacterium genomic DNA contains:
- a CDS encoding STAS/SEC14 domain-containing protein, translated as MKKAVSGSMKKEERKISAGKHTFHLDKDNILYITIVGEIDGKKTSIPIEAIMKLLNMVNGKVNVFVNLDKAGKPSIKARKLTVEIHKNEKIGKVAHFGVNPVAKVIAAFFMGSCKKKDVKFFSKKERAIEWLKDDRQIQRSCILQEEDNVKNSHSCC; from the coding sequence ATGAAAAAAGCGGTATCCGGATCAATGAAAAAAGAAGAAAGAAAAATATCAGCAGGAAAACATACTTTCCATCTTGATAAGGATAACATATTGTATATAACTATTGTCGGAGAAATTGACGGCAAAAAAACAAGCATACCGATTGAAGCAATTATGAAGCTTCTGAATATGGTTAATGGGAAGGTAAACGTATTCGTAAATCTGGATAAAGCCGGGAAGCCTTCTATTAAGGCGAGAAAGCTTACCGTAGAAATTCATAAGAATGAAAAAATCGGAAAAGTTGCCCATTTTGGAGTTAATCCGGTTGCGAAAGTAATTGCGGCTTTTTTTATGGGAAGTTGCAAAAAGAAAGATGTGAAATTTTTCAGTAAAAAGGAGAGAGCGATTGAATGGCTTAAAGACGATAGACAAATCCAGAGGAGTTGTATCTTACAAGAGGAAGATAATGTTAAGAATTCCCATAGTTGCTGCTAA
- a CDS encoding FlgD immunoglobulin-like domain containing protein has protein sequence MKYLQKLLIFNTIGVFIAAGILVNYNLLYGQSTKGIKPNDGETRQAGIGSNLTWTKWIAVTYPSGGEHWQVGTSHNITWTSQNISGNVIIEYWISNVKYRILSTINDGSYEWNIPSNQTSSNLYNIKISSSKDTSICGRNYNCFTIYPAAVVEEPVNKMPFVFKLFRNYPNPITSGTYIEYTLPENTMVSLDIYDVNGELVRNLTAGNQEPGFHKVYWDGQDNNGQKVSNGTYFYRMGAGSFKTTQKLTVLG, from the coding sequence ATGAAATATTTGCAGAAACTTTTGATATTCAATACAATAGGCGTGTTTATCGCGGCAGGAATTCTAGTGAATTACAACCTGCTTTATGGGCAATCTACCAAGGGAATTAAACCAAATGACGGTGAGACCCGGCAAGCAGGAATCGGTTCTAATCTAACCTGGACAAAATGGATTGCCGTAACATATCCTTCCGGCGGTGAACATTGGCAAGTCGGCACCAGCCATAACATAACCTGGACGAGTCAGAATATAAGCGGAAATGTGATAATAGAGTACTGGATAAGTAATGTTAAGTACAGAATATTAAGCACTATTAATGATGGTTCATATGAATGGAATATTCCTTCCAATCAAACTTCCAGCAATCTCTATAATATTAAAATATCAAGTTCAAAAGACACTTCTATTTGTGGCAGGAATTATAATTGCTTTACGATATATCCTGCTGCTGTTGTTGAAGAGCCGGTAAACAAGATGCCTTTTGTTTTTAAGCTTTTCCGGAATTACCCGAATCCCATAACTTCCGGCACTTACATTGAATATACGTTGCCTGAAAATACAATGGTCTCGCTGGATATTTATGATGTGAACGGGGAACTTGTTCGCAATTTGACGGCAGGTAACCAGGAACCCGGTTTCCACAAAGTCTATTGGGACGGGCAGGATAACAACGGACAAAAAGTTTCAAACGGAACTTATTTTTATCGTATGGGAGCAGGAAGTTTCAAGACGACACAAAAACTTACGGTGTTAGGATAG
- a CDS encoding sigma 54-interacting transcriptional regulator has product MPELIDNRYEILKKLGRGGTGEVYHVYDKVRNRELALKLLLPSQTEENLLHLKREFLVMTKLNHPNIVEVYDFVLNKENNSYFTMEYVAGDDFVKATGSLSIQKTGGKEDKYSNLYSLIIQICRTLEFIHSRGLVHCDIKPSNIIITKNKTAKLLDFGMTEPVDISTHKGMKGTIEYMSPEMIKGNQTDLRTDLYSLGVLFYEAVTHRLPFEGETPLSVLKQHLEKTPVSLSEYAKDIPEKLNQIILKLLSKYPYNRYQSAREVISDISLLAGEKEPLRDKGRDEPQKGWLLNGCFVDREKEIVRLNDLLAKGKGVVVSISGDAGIGKTRLMEEFRIQAQLKGRGFWKSICRQEEKMVYGPIVEILNGLIRAIESSHINLIEEYKEMLARFIPELRKKLSLPVFSKVTYEKIQFFDSVVQFLIKASHIEPYVLFIDNIEQASEETIEFFHYLIKNIEKSNIILCFAFCEEKTDKKNILVDKAENINLKGLNQNETDTLITSMLGGHKLASSPMQKIFKETQGNPLFIQELLKSMSGKTLLFQKGKWIIEEVDFEKLKLSKTIKETFKEHLKTLNSGTYETLKICSVFSKKFELNIIKEIINCPEEELLDAVNELLQKDFLIEHTDGYYFVSLQLREMLYEELKEENRKKFHQAIGEIIEKRFADKLDLVVEELSYHFARGINKEKAFNFSLKAGQKAKSLYAYKEAIKYFKQALGVVEGRKNTDYRLSKEFGDIYILEGNYDEAINKYKEVLTGNPEEVADIYCDIGVGYRKKGESDAAIQSYEKAISSLQDKGNQKVKARIYQEMSWTYQTKADYDKALDCANKGLIIAEQYGDLQETERIYHNMGTIYLRKSKLEESAEYFKKSLEIKRKVKDLQGEAASNNNLGVVYSTTGDFNKAFQHYKEALDISEKIKNPIGMARGYKNIGTIYYRQGNLTKAQEHYSKAFEIEERMGDDISLAASYNNIGLIYIQQKKWQEAIDFFTRSLKIKEKIGDIQGIAGCYNNLGSVYNSQNNWDEASKCYQKSLSLKEKIKDYLGAANSLINLGTIHINQNKPGEAFNYLERAKAIGNELGNKRVLLGVYQALGQLYLNKKDIEESIKYNSDALDFAVALGSKAEQGIIYRKLFETYQLKKDNVKSEEYLLKSIKTLEEIDIEVELAKSYFKMGELKRTTGETKDGVSYLEKAKEIFEKLGMEENLKEIKNLLKGPVSKDLIGIYQVSSIINSILDIKQLLNKIMDIAIETLDAERGVLILTGEEAGDLRIEAFRGVEKNDIEGTTLISESIVRDVALKGTPLIVNDAGSDIRFRDKKSITNYHITSVLCVPLKIKERTIGAIYLDHRRVTDLFASEDISFLTTFSNLAAVAIENARLHMELQKENIYLKQEAEEKYQFEKIVGKSKEMRKLYKLMEKVIDNSTSVLLDGETGTGKEVIARTIHYSGPRKDKKFIPVDCASIPNTLFESELFGYLKGAFTGATGDKKGLFIEADEGTIFLDEVSNIPLELQSKLLRVLQEGEIRRLGEEKQRKIDVRIIAATNKDLKKETEAGRFRSDLYYRLNVIRIVIPPLRKRKEDIPLLVHHFLDKYSEKLGRKIEGITENAMRILLDYDWHGNVRELEHQIERAVTLSTENRISEDLFSIGRGKASPFIELREGTLKSVTEDIEKQMIIKALQKHKQKKDAAKALGLSRFGLQKKVERYKIE; this is encoded by the coding sequence ATGCCTGAACTGATTGATAATAGATACGAAATTCTTAAAAAACTTGGCAGAGGCGGGACAGGGGAAGTCTATCATGTTTATGACAAGGTTAGGAACAGAGAATTAGCGCTTAAGCTTTTACTTCCGTCGCAAACAGAGGAAAATCTTTTGCACTTAAAAAGAGAATTCCTCGTTATGACAAAACTAAATCATCCCAACATTGTAGAAGTATATGATTTTGTATTGAACAAAGAAAATAATTCTTATTTTACGATGGAATATGTTGCGGGGGATGATTTTGTAAAAGCCACGGGAAGTTTATCTATACAAAAGACCGGCGGGAAAGAGGATAAATACTCTAACCTTTATTCCTTAATAATTCAAATATGCCGAACACTTGAATTTATACACTCCCGTGGGTTGGTGCATTGCGATATTAAACCATCTAACATTATTATAACAAAGAATAAAACGGCTAAGTTACTTGATTTTGGAATGACGGAACCGGTTGATATTTCTACTCATAAAGGTATGAAAGGAACGATAGAATATATGTCCCCGGAGATGATTAAGGGGAATCAAACAGATCTTAGAACGGATTTATATTCTCTGGGCGTGTTGTTCTATGAAGCAGTTACACACAGACTTCCTTTTGAAGGTGAAACGCCTTTATCAGTGTTAAAACAACACCTTGAGAAAACTCCGGTTTCTCTCTCCGAATACGCAAAAGATATTCCGGAAAAGTTAAATCAGATTATTCTTAAACTATTAAGCAAATATCCGTACAACAGATATCAATCAGCAAGAGAAGTCATTTCGGATATAAGCTTGTTAGCAGGCGAGAAAGAACCGCTCCGCGACAAAGGTCGTGATGAGCCACAGAAGGGGTGGCTTTTAAACGGTTGTTTTGTTGACAGAGAAAAAGAGATTGTCCGGCTGAATGACCTTTTAGCTAAGGGGAAAGGAGTTGTGGTATCCATAAGCGGGGACGCAGGAATCGGGAAAACGCGGTTAATGGAAGAATTTCGGATACAGGCTCAATTAAAAGGGCGGGGTTTTTGGAAAAGCATATGTCGGCAAGAAGAAAAAATGGTTTACGGTCCAATTGTGGAAATATTAAACGGACTTATCCGCGCAATAGAATCCAGCCATATAAACCTAATTGAAGAATATAAAGAAATGCTTGCCCGGTTTATTCCGGAATTAAGAAAAAAACTTTCCCTGCCGGTCTTTTCTAAAGTTACGTATGAAAAGATACAGTTTTTTGATTCTGTCGTCCAGTTTTTAATTAAGGCGTCACACATAGAGCCCTATGTGTTATTTATTGATAACATAGAACAAGCAAGCGAAGAAACCATAGAATTTTTTCATTATCTTATAAAAAACATAGAGAAGAGTAACATTATTTTATGTTTTGCTTTTTGTGAAGAGAAAACGGACAAGAAGAATATACTTGTCGATAAAGCAGAGAATATAAATTTAAAAGGACTCAATCAGAACGAGACGGATACGTTAATTACTTCAATGTTGGGAGGACATAAACTTGCTTCTTCTCCAATGCAGAAAATCTTTAAAGAAACTCAAGGGAATCCGCTATTCATCCAGGAACTTCTTAAGTCTATGTCAGGTAAAACTCTTTTGTTTCAAAAGGGGAAGTGGATAATTGAAGAAGTAGATTTTGAAAAGCTGAAACTCTCAAAAACCATAAAGGAAACATTTAAGGAACACTTAAAAACACTAAATAGCGGGACATACGAGACACTAAAAATATGTTCCGTATTCAGCAAAAAATTTGAATTAAATATAATAAAAGAAATAATTAACTGTCCTGAGGAAGAACTTCTGGATGCGGTAAACGAATTACTTCAAAAAGACTTTTTAATAGAGCATACTGACGGATATTATTTTGTAAGTCTGCAACTGAGGGAAATGCTTTACGAAGAATTAAAGGAAGAAAATCGTAAAAAGTTTCACCAGGCAATAGGGGAAATTATAGAAAAGCGATTTGCAGACAAGCTTGATTTGGTAGTAGAGGAATTGTCTTATCATTTTGCAAGAGGAATAAATAAAGAAAAAGCATTTAACTTTTCGCTCAAAGCCGGTCAGAAAGCCAAATCTCTTTATGCCTACAAAGAGGCGATAAAATATTTCAAACAGGCGCTTGGCGTGGTTGAGGGGAGGAAGAACACTGATTACAGGCTTTCAAAAGAATTCGGGGATATATATATATTGGAAGGGAACTATGATGAGGCAATTAACAAATACAAAGAAGTATTAACCGGCAATCCTGAAGAAGTTGCGGATATCTATTGTGATATCGGAGTCGGTTATCGCAAAAAAGGGGAATCCGATGCCGCGATTCAGTCTTATGAAAAAGCTATCTCCAGTCTGCAGGACAAGGGCAATCAAAAAGTAAAAGCTCGCATATACCAGGAGATGAGCTGGACGTATCAAACTAAAGCGGATTATGATAAGGCTCTGGATTGCGCAAACAAAGGATTAATAATTGCGGAACAATATGGCGATTTACAGGAGACAGAGAGAATATATCATAATATGGGAACTATTTATTTAAGGAAAAGCAAACTCGAAGAGTCTGCGGAATATTTCAAAAAGAGTCTTGAAATAAAAAGAAAGGTAAAAGATTTACAGGGAGAAGCCGCCTCCAATAATAATCTTGGGGTTGTGTATTCTACTACGGGGGATTTTAATAAAGCTTTTCAACATTACAAAGAGGCGCTTGACATAAGCGAAAAAATAAAAAACCCGATAGGTATGGCAAGAGGGTATAAAAATATAGGAACTATTTATTACAGGCAAGGCAACCTGACAAAAGCTCAGGAACATTATAGTAAAGCCTTTGAAATAGAAGAAAGAATGGGGGATGATATTAGTCTTGCCGCTTCCTATAATAACATAGGTCTTATTTATATCCAACAAAAGAAATGGCAGGAAGCAATTGACTTTTTTACCCGCAGTTTGAAAATAAAAGAAAAAATCGGTGATATTCAAGGGATAGCAGGATGTTATAATAATTTAGGTTCAGTATATAATTCCCAGAATAATTGGGACGAAGCGTCAAAATGTTATCAAAAAAGTCTTTCTCTAAAGGAAAAAATAAAGGATTATTTAGGAGCGGCAAACTCTTTAATAAATTTAGGGACTATACATATAAATCAAAATAAGCCCGGCGAAGCTTTTAACTATCTTGAAAGAGCAAAAGCAATTGGCAACGAGCTCGGGAATAAGAGGGTATTATTAGGAGTATACCAGGCTTTAGGGCAATTATATTTGAATAAAAAAGACATTGAAGAATCCATAAAATATAATTCGGATGCATTGGATTTTGCGGTTGCGCTTGGAAGCAAGGCGGAACAAGGAATAATATACCGAAAATTATTTGAGACGTACCAACTTAAAAAAGACAATGTAAAATCCGAGGAATATCTTCTAAAAAGTATAAAAACTTTAGAAGAGATAGATATTGAAGTCGAGCTTGCGAAAAGTTATTTTAAGATGGGAGAGTTAAAAAGAACAACCGGTGAAACTAAAGATGGGGTATCGTATCTTGAAAAGGCAAAGGAGATATTTGAAAAATTAGGGATGGAGGAAAATTTGAAAGAAATAAAAAATCTATTAAAGGGACCCGTTAGTAAAGACCTTATCGGTATATACCAGGTTAGCAGTATTATTAATTCGATATTGGATATTAAGCAGTTGTTGAATAAAATAATGGATATAGCCATTGAGACACTGGATGCGGAAAGGGGTGTTCTTATTTTGACCGGGGAAGAAGCGGGCGATTTAAGGATAGAAGCATTTCGCGGAGTAGAAAAAAACGACATTGAAGGCACAACTTTAATCAGTGAATCCATAGTCAGGGATGTAGCATTGAAAGGAACTCCGTTAATAGTCAATGATGCGGGTTCAGATATCAGATTTCGGGATAAAAAAAGTATTACAAACTATCATATTACATCCGTTCTTTGTGTGCCTTTAAAAATAAAAGAAAGAACCATTGGCGCTATTTATCTTGACCACCGAAGGGTTACCGACCTTTTTGCTTCGGAAGACATTTCATTTTTGACTACTTTTTCCAACCTTGCGGCCGTTGCTATTGAAAATGCAAGACTTCATATGGAACTTCAGAAAGAAAACATATACCTTAAGCAAGAAGCAGAGGAAAAATACCAGTTTGAAAAAATAGTCGGCAAGAGCAAAGAAATGCGAAAGCTTTATAAATTAATGGAAAAAGTTATAGATAATTCGACGAGTGTTTTGCTTGACGGGGAAACCGGGACAGGGAAAGAAGTTATTGCCCGAACCATACATTACAGCGGTCCCAGGAAAGACAAGAAATTTATCCCTGTAGACTGCGCTTCCATACCGAATACGCTGTTTGAGAGCGAACTTTTTGGATACCTGAAAGGAGCATTTACGGGAGCAACGGGCGACAAGAAGGGTTTATTTATAGAAGCAGACGAGGGAACAATATTTCTGGACGAGGTATCTAACATTCCTTTGGAGTTACAATCAAAACTTCTCAGGGTTCTCCAGGAAGGAGAGATAAGAAGACTGGGCGAGGAAAAGCAGCGAAAGATAGACGTAAGAATCATAGCGGCTACCAATAAAGATTTAAAAAAAGAAACGGAAGCGGGTAGATTCCGTTCCGATTTATATTATCGTTTAAATGTAATCAGGATAGTAATTCCGCCTTTAAGAAAGCGAAAAGAAGATATCCCTTTACTTGTGCATCATTTTTTAGACAAATACTCTGAAAAATTAGGAAGAAAAATCGAAGGAATTACCGAAAACGCGATGAGAATATTGTTAGATTATGATTGGCATGGCAACGTAAGAGAACTCGAACATCAAATTGAAAGAGCCGTAACCCTATCAACGGAGAATCGAATTTCAGAAGACCTTTTTTCCATAGGGCGGGGGAAAGCGTCACCGTTTATTGAATTAAGGGAAGGGACGTTAAAATCCGTTACCGAAGACATAGAGAAACAAATGATAATAAAAGCATTACAAAAACATAAACAGAAGAAAGACGCAGCAAAAGCCCTCGGACTCTCCCGCTTCGGGCTTCAAAAAAAGGTTGAAAGATATAAAATAGAGTAA
- a CDS encoding carboxypeptidase regulatory-like domain-containing protein — MDKNFRGANDDNGYSVQQTFDGGFIIGGHRYAKNYEAYIIKTNSSGDTLWTRTFGRDSFDIDSSYSLVQCADSGFIIAERIREKMVPNGYIYLIKTNSSGDTLWTKTYSGTNWNDVYLGKSAQQTFDGGFIFAGTKGDGASADGYLIKTNSLGDTLWTRTFGGANNDNGYSVQQTFDGGFIVTGWTWSFGVGSFSNMYLIRTDSSGNTLWIRAFGGADYEKGYSVQQTFDEGFIVAGVTNSFGAGNYDVYLIKTNSSGDSLWARTFGGTIADYGSSVQQTEDGGFIVLGYTYSFGAGGYSDIYLIRLGQEKPETGHISGNVWNDNSYPIPNAYVHAFGDSGSEGYACTDSNGSYTITDITAGHYYVEVIATGYTHEFYNNVAELKDAMFLSVVNKQTTSNINFILSPTDTSIAKQHITGTVVSSTGGPISCMVFAFKNDSESCVGTTDINGKYTINGLDSVKYSIYAWAPGYIGEFYDTSLAWEMATEVTPTADDIDFALAPASKNGKAGINGKITSNKGNPLENVMVYAINTTKGEDEVGCTRTSPNGRYIIDKLPAGSYTIKTSVPFHNTSNYSQSVNVHNNTISNINISMPKTGIEEKTKAEKNYLIIKSCNPAIRRVAISYNIPFKAQVVLEIYDNNGRLRRTLVNSQQNANSYVINWNGNDNFGKKLASGMYFCQLKAGELKSVKKIIFIR, encoded by the coding sequence ATGGACAAGAACTTTCGGGGGGCTAACGATGATAATGGATATTCGGTTCAGCAGACTTTTGACGGCGGGTTTATCATTGGAGGGCATAGATATGCGAAAAACTATGAAGCCTATATAATTAAAACAAATTCTTCGGGAGATACTTTATGGACAAGAACTTTCGGGAGAGATAGCTTTGACATAGACAGTAGTTATTCGCTTGTTCAGTGTGCCGATAGCGGATTTATTATTGCGGAAAGGATACGAGAAAAAATGGTGCCCAATGGTTATATTTATCTGATTAAAACGAATTCTTCGGGAGATACTCTGTGGACGAAAACCTATAGCGGAACTAACTGGAATGATGTATATTTGGGCAAGTCGGCTCAACAGACTTTTGACGGCGGTTTTATTTTTGCGGGAACTAAAGGTGATGGGGCATCTGCCGATGGCTATCTGATTAAAACAAATTCTTTGGGAGATACTTTATGGACAAGAACTTTCGGGGGAGCTAATAATGACAATGGATATTCGGTTCAACAGACTTTTGACGGCGGGTTTATCGTTACGGGATGGACGTGGTCTTTTGGTGTAGGTAGTTTTTCAAATATGTATTTAATCAGGACGGATTCTTCCGGTAATACGTTGTGGATTAGAGCTTTTGGCGGGGCTGATTACGAGAAAGGATATTCCGTTCAACAAACTTTTGATGAGGGGTTCATTGTTGCAGGGGTGACAAATTCTTTTGGGGCAGGAAATTATGATGTATATCTGATTAAGACAAATTCTTCGGGAGATAGTTTATGGGCAAGAACTTTCGGAGGGACTATCGCCGATTATGGGTCTTCGGTTCAACAAACTGAAGACGGCGGGTTTATTGTTTTAGGGTATACATATTCTTTCGGGGCGGGTGGTTATTCCGATATTTATCTCATAAGATTAGGTCAGGAGAAGCCGGAGACGGGGCATATTTCCGGCAATGTATGGAATGATAATAGTTATCCGATTCCGAATGCCTATGTTCATGCTTTTGGGGATTCCGGTTCGGAAGGGTATGCTTGCACGGATTCTAATGGGAGTTATACAATAACTGATATCACAGCCGGGCATTATTATGTAGAAGTTATAGCAACCGGTTATACTCATGAATTCTATAATAATGTTGCCGAGTTAAAAGATGCTATGTTTTTGAGTGTTGTAAATAAGCAGACTACTTCTAATATAAATTTTATTCTTTCCCCGACGGATACAAGTATTGCAAAACAGCATATTACGGGAACAGTTGTGAGCAGCACGGGGGGGCCGATTTCTTGTATGGTGTTTGCTTTCAAAAATGATTCGGAGTCTTGTGTGGGGACTACAGATATCAACGGTAAATATACCATTAATGGACTTGACAGCGTAAAGTATTCTATTTATGCGTGGGCTCCCGGGTATATCGGTGAATTCTATGATACTTCTCTTGCGTGGGAAATGGCAACAGAAGTTACGCCGACTGCGGACGACATTGATTTTGCCCTTGCTCCTGCAAGTAAAAACGGCAAAGCGGGCATAAACGGTAAAATCACGTCCAATAAAGGGAATCCTCTTGAAAATGTAATGGTGTATGCAATAAATACGACTAAAGGCGAAGATGAGGTAGGGTGTACGAGGACATCTCCAAATGGGCGGTATATCATAGATAAGCTGCCTGCAGGGAGTTATACCATTAAAACATCTGTTCCATTCCACAATACTTCAAACTATTCTCAATCCGTTAATGTTCACAATAACACGATTTCTAATATCAATATCAGTATGCCGAAAACAGGGATAGAGGAAAAAACAAAAGCGGAAAAGAACTATCTGATAATAAAATCTTGTAATCCGGCAATCAGAAGGGTTGCGATATCGTATAATATTCCATTTAAAGCGCAAGTCGTTCTTGAGATATACGATAATAACGGCAGGTTACGCAGGACTTTAGTCAACTCTCAACAAAATGCCAACTCTTATGTTATTAATTGGAATGGGAACGATAATTTCGGCAAGAAGCTGGCAAGTGGAATGTATTTCTGTCAACTAAAGGCGGGAGAATTGAAATCGGTTAAGAAGATTATCTTCATCAGGTAA
- a CDS encoding AraC family transcriptional regulator — translation MNKRNITKSDKQDITLAPNLPFKLQKAIKYTGKNYMDPDLCLKDIAESVHMHPKSFSFLWNKYVEISIPDFINELRIRNAKKLLIKTTDYSFEIARRVGYNSYHFNRVFKVKIGTSPNQYRNSRSQKLFI, via the coding sequence ATGAACAAAAGGAATATCACAAAATCAGATAAACAGGACATTACGCTTGCCCCAAATTTACCCTTCAAGCTTCAGAAGGCAATTAAATATACGGGAAAGAATTATATGGATCCCGACTTATGTTTAAAGGATATTGCAGAGAGTGTCCATATGCATCCGAAAAGCTTTTCTTTTTTATGGAATAAATACGTAGAGATAAGTATACCGGATTTCATAAACGAGCTTAGGATAAGAAATGCAAAAAAATTGCTTATAAAGACAACGGATTATAGTTTTGAAATAGCGCGTAGAGTGGGTTACAACTCATATCATTTTAACCGGGTTTTTAAAGTAAAAATAGGCACATCCCCAAATCAGTATAGAAATTCACGTTCTCAAAAACTCTTCATATAG
- a CDS encoding FlgD immunoglobulin-like domain containing protein, with amino-acid sequence MKYFALAVFFWATQVFGVQYVLVKSAFSVTGGKSSSANYSIKDAAGQSVIGQSRAVNRIEQAGFYTCLTHPTVGVSDNPIIPKVFSMAHPWPNPITNSSVTIRYGIPKTSNVSIKVYNIAGSVVQTLVSGEQIPGMYNMLWDGTNKQGEKVAQGIYFVRMSASEFRTTKKLILMK; translated from the coding sequence ATGAAGTATTTCGCTCTCGCAGTGTTTTTTTGGGCTACCCAGGTTTTTGGAGTCCAATATGTGCTTGTGAAGTCCGCGTTCTCAGTTACGGGTGGGAAGTCAAGTTCGGCTAACTATTCCATAAAAGATGCGGCAGGGCAATCCGTTATCGGGCAGTCCCGGGCAGTTAACCGTATTGAGCAGGCAGGATTTTATACCTGTCTAACGCATCCAACGGTCGGCGTATCGGATAACCCGATTATCCCGAAGGTATTCAGTATGGCACATCCGTGGCCAAATCCGATTACAAATAGCAGTGTGACGATTAGGTATGGGATACCGAAAACAAGCAATGTTAGTATAAAGGTTTACAACATTGCAGGCAGTGTTGTACAAACGTTGGTTTCCGGGGAACAAATACCGGGAATGTATAATATGTTATGGGACGGAACTAACAAGCAAGGAGAAAAAGTGGCGCAGGGAATTTATTTTGTTCGTATGTCGGCTTCCGAATTCCGAACAACGAAAAAACTAATATTAATGAAATAA
- a CDS encoding response regulator produces MSKILIVDDEVEVCNTLKEFLTKKNYEVLVAHNDKDGFSMFKTVAPDLVLLEVELPERGGLLLLDYIRAIKFYAKVIMMSANGTYTNVKLATKKGAMGFLVKPLNMEGIELTINNVLSS; encoded by the coding sequence ATGTCGAAAATATTAATAGTAGATGATGAGGTAGAGGTGTGCAATACGCTTAAGGAATTCCTGACTAAGAAAAATTATGAAGTACTGGTAGCGCATAATGACAAAGATGGATTTTCGATGTTTAAAACGGTTGCTCCGGATTTGGTGCTTTTAGAGGTAGAATTGCCTGAGAGGGGAGGGTTACTACTTCTTGATTATATAAGGGCTATTAAGTTTTACGCGAAAGTTATTATGATGTCTGCGAACGGGACGTATACGAACGTTAAGCTTGCGACTAAGAAAGGAGCTATGGGTTTTCTTGTAAAACCGCTGAATATGGAAGGCATAGAGCTAACAATAAACAACGTTCTTTCTTCATAA
- a CDS encoding response regulator, with amino-acid sequence MEKLIMKDRGVIKVLVVNDNQKACNRFKRFLTNAGCKVYVVNDGGSALEVLKNTTIDIVLLNIMIPDGMRYLKYIKKTHPEMPVIMTSGLKDARADIKFMDSGAFAYLSQPINFEHLQSFLMSSVLYNIKYN; translated from the coding sequence ATGGAGAAACTTATTATGAAAGACAGGGGAGTAATAAAGGTTTTAGTCGTAAACGACAATCAAAAAGCGTGTAACCGGTTTAAGCGATTCCTGACCAACGCGGGGTGCAAGGTATATGTCGTTAATGATGGGGGGAGTGCTTTAGAGGTGTTGAAGAATACGACTATTGATATTGTTTTACTGAACATAATGATACCGGATGGTATGAGATATTTAAAGTATATAAAGAAGACTCACCCGGAGATGCCGGTAATTATGACATCCGGTTTAAAAGATGCGAGAGCGGATATTAAGTTTATGGATTCGGGAGCATTTGCATATCTTTCCCAGCCTATAAATTTCGAGCATCTTCAGTCGTTTTTAATGTCGAGTGTTTTGTATAATATAAAGTATAATTAA